A single region of the Bacillus cereus genome encodes:
- the fabG gene encoding 3-oxoacyl-ACP reductase FabG produces MDLLNGKTAVVTGAAQGIGKEIARVFAKLGAKVLISDVNEEKLQKTTRELSDEGYEVSLYRCDVSNQNEAKSLIEYAVQKFGTLHILVNNAGVTRDAMLHKMEKSAWEQVLQVNLTGVFYCMQPALLYMRQQGYGRIINISSISREGNIGQANYAATKAGVVGLTKTAAKEVGSFGITCNAICPGFMDTDMTKTIPEKVKEKMVGAIPVGRIGTPEDIANAAAFLASDYASYITGEVLNVSGGLQV; encoded by the coding sequence ATGGACTTGTTAAATGGAAAAACAGCTGTTGTAACAGGTGCTGCGCAGGGAATTGGAAAAGAAATCGCACGAGTTTTTGCAAAATTGGGGGCCAAAGTATTAATTAGTGATGTAAATGAAGAGAAGCTACAAAAAACGACACGTGAGTTATCGGATGAAGGATATGAAGTGAGCTTATATCGATGTGATGTGAGCAATCAAAATGAAGCGAAGTCGTTAATTGAATATGCGGTTCAAAAATTTGGTACACTACATATTTTAGTGAATAACGCTGGGGTTACAAGAGATGCAATGTTACATAAGATGGAGAAGTCTGCTTGGGAGCAAGTATTACAAGTTAATTTAACAGGCGTTTTTTATTGTATGCAGCCAGCGCTTCTTTATATGAGGCAACAAGGATATGGGCGTATTATTAATATATCTTCAATTAGTAGAGAAGGAAACATAGGGCAGGCAAATTATGCAGCTACAAAAGCGGGGGTTGTAGGCTTAACAAAAACAGCAGCAAAAGAGGTTGGGAGTTTTGGTATTACGTGTAATGCGATTTGTCCAGGATTTATGGATACTGATATGACAAAAACAATACCAGAAAAAGTAAAAGAGAAAATGGTTGGAGCGATTCCAGTTGGAAGAATTGGAACACCGGAAGACATTGCAAACGCAGCTGCCTTTTTAGCGTCAGATTATGCGTCTTATATTACAGGAGAGGTTCTAAATGTTAGCGGAGGGTTGCAGGTGTAA
- a CDS encoding YfhD family protein, which translates to MKNKNVNRNKAADGIDVEFSRELADHNDLEANARANAADARQKRQSSEK; encoded by the coding sequence ATGAAAAACAAAAATGTAAACCGAAACAAAGCTGCTGATGGCATTGATGTTGAGTTCTCTCGCGAACTCGCTGACCACAATGACTTAGAAGCAAACGCACGTGCAAATGCCGCTGATGCACGTCAAAAACGCCAGTCATCAGAAAAATAA
- a CDS encoding prenyltransferase/squalene oxidase repeat-containing protein, translating to MLLYDKVREEIERRTTALQTMQRQDGKWEFCFEGALLTDCHMIFLLKLLGRNEEIEPFVKRLASLQTNEGTWKLYEDENGGNLSATIQAYAALLASKKYSKEDMNMRRAEMFIKEHGGVSRAHFMTKFLLAIHGEYEFPALFHFPTPILFLQDDSPLSIFGLSSSARIHLIPMMICMNKRFRVAKKLLPNLNHIAGEGGQWFREERSPLFQSFLGDVKKVISYPLSLHHKGYEEVERFMEERIDENGTLYSYASATFYMIYALLALGHSIQSPIIEKAVAGLKSYIWKMDRGSHLQNSPSTVWDTALLSYSLQEANVIKENKMIQKATEYLLQRQQTKKMDWSVHAPSIIAGGWGFSDVNTTIPDIDDTTAALRALARSRGNSKIDGAWDRGVGWIKGLQNNDGGWGAFERGVTSQLLANLPIENASDMLTDPSTPDITGRVLEFFGTYAPNELSEEKKRKAVKWLMDVQESNGSWYGKWGICYIYGTWAAMTGLLALGVPSTHPSLKKAALWLEHIQHTDGGWGESCQSSEEKKFVSLPFSTPSQTAWALDALISYYDQETPIIRKGISYLLAQSTMNEEYPTGTGLPGGFYIRYHSYEHIYPLLALAHYIKKNKK from the coding sequence GTGCTACTATATGACAAAGTGCGTGAGGAGATAGAGCGGAGAACGACTGCACTTCAAACGATGCAAAGGCAAGACGGAAAGTGGGAATTTTGTTTTGAAGGAGCTTTGCTAACGGATTGTCACATGATTTTTTTACTCAAATTATTAGGGCGAAATGAAGAAATAGAACCGTTCGTGAAAAGGTTAGCATCTCTTCAAACAAATGAAGGGACTTGGAAATTATACGAAGATGAAAATGGAGGGAATTTATCCGCGACGATTCAAGCGTATGCTGCTTTACTTGCTTCGAAAAAATATTCGAAAGAAGATATGAATATGAGGCGAGCTGAAATGTTTATTAAGGAACACGGGGGAGTTTCTCGTGCACATTTTATGACGAAATTTTTATTAGCGATTCATGGAGAATATGAATTTCCTGCGCTTTTTCACTTTCCAACGCCAATCTTATTTTTACAAGATGACTCCCCTCTCAGTATATTTGGGCTAAGCAGCTCAGCGCGTATACATTTAATTCCGATGATGATTTGTATGAATAAGAGATTCCGTGTAGCGAAAAAGTTATTGCCAAATTTAAATCATATTGCAGGCGAAGGTGGACAATGGTTTCGAGAGGAGCGATCTCCGTTGTTTCAATCATTTTTAGGTGATGTGAAAAAGGTAATATCTTATCCGCTTTCTTTACATCATAAAGGATACGAAGAAGTAGAGCGCTTTATGGAAGAACGTATAGATGAAAATGGAACATTATATAGTTACGCGAGTGCTACGTTTTATATGATTTATGCTTTGCTTGCATTAGGGCACTCTATTCAGTCTCCAATTATTGAGAAAGCTGTGGCGGGATTAAAATCTTATATATGGAAGATGGACAGAGGAAGTCATTTGCAAAATTCTCCTTCTACCGTATGGGATACCGCTTTACTTAGCTATTCATTGCAAGAAGCTAATGTAATAAAAGAAAATAAGATGATTCAAAAGGCGACGGAATATTTACTACAAAGACAACAAACTAAGAAAATGGATTGGAGTGTCCACGCACCGTCCATTATAGCTGGCGGCTGGGGATTTTCAGATGTGAATACAACGATTCCTGATATAGACGATACAACGGCTGCTCTTAGAGCGTTAGCACGAAGTAGAGGGAATAGTAAAATAGATGGTGCATGGGATAGAGGCGTCGGATGGATAAAAGGATTGCAAAACAATGATGGAGGCTGGGGAGCTTTTGAAAGAGGTGTAACGAGCCAGTTACTAGCGAATTTACCGATTGAAAATGCGAGTGATATGCTAACTGATCCGTCTACACCAGATATTACAGGTAGGGTGTTAGAGTTTTTCGGAACGTATGCGCCGAATGAATTGTCTGAAGAGAAAAAAAGGAAAGCAGTCAAATGGTTAATGGATGTACAAGAGTCGAATGGATCATGGTATGGGAAATGGGGGATATGCTATATATACGGTACATGGGCAGCGATGACAGGTCTACTTGCATTAGGAGTGCCCTCTACTCATCCATCGTTGAAAAAAGCAGCTTTATGGCTTGAACATATACAGCATACAGATGGAGGCTGGGGAGAATCATGTCAAAGTAGTGAGGAGAAAAAGTTTGTTTCTTTACCCTTTAGTACGCCATCACAAACAGCGTGGGCGCTTGATGCACTTATTTCTTACTATGATCAAGAAACACCAATTATTCGAAAAGGAATTTCATATTTGCTCGCGCAGTCTACTATGAATGAAGAATATCCTACTGGCACAGGGCTACCGGGTGGTTTTTATATTCGGTATCATAGTTACGAACATATATATCCGTTGCTTGCTTTGGCACATTATATAAAAAAAAATAAAAAATAA
- a CDS encoding divergent PAP2 family protein, which translates to METILHNDPLMAAVISWFLAQLTKVVFKLIKTGEFDFAKFFASGGMPSSHASTVTALATGVGVVEGVESPIFAVAAIFAIIVMYDASGVRLAVSKQAKILNDFFHGRQTEYKKLNELVGHTPYQVVVGALLGIVVGVGYCL; encoded by the coding sequence ATGGAAACAATTTTACATAATGACCCGCTAATGGCAGCTGTAATTTCTTGGTTTTTAGCACAGTTAACGAAAGTTGTTTTTAAATTAATAAAAACAGGGGAGTTTGATTTTGCTAAGTTTTTCGCTTCAGGTGGAATGCCAAGTTCGCATGCTTCGACTGTTACTGCACTTGCTACAGGTGTCGGAGTGGTGGAAGGAGTGGAGAGTCCAATATTTGCAGTTGCCGCTATTTTTGCCATTATTGTTATGTATGATGCTTCAGGGGTAAGGCTTGCGGTAAGTAAGCAAGCGAAAATATTGAATGATTTTTTTCATGGTAGACAAACAGAATATAAAAAGTTAAATGAGCTCGTTGGACATACACCGTATCAAGTTGTTGTTGGTGCACTATTAGGAATTGTTGTCGGGGTTGGGTATTGTTTGTAA
- the rarD gene encoding EamA family transporter RarD, producing the protein MGSQTAEQKQGIIYAAGAYTMWGVLPIYWKWVEEVPADEILAHRIVWAFVFMLLVLGVTKRFRQFGGELVALFKRPKLLMSLTIASVLISGNWFVYIWAVNHNHVIEASLGYYINPLISILLGTVVLKEKLNFWQYVAVGLAGLGVVILTVRFGSIPWVSLSLAFSFGLYGLTKKLLNYDATIGLTMETMLVTPFALIYLFMTGVHGFGSFGSISAISTFLLIGAGIVTALPLFYFAKGAQLIPLYMIGFLQYIAPTISLILGVFVFGEHFTSTHMIAFFCIWVALFVFSMAKTKFLLQKQPKFIKNKSAKVS; encoded by the coding sequence ATGGGGAGTCAAACAGCAGAGCAAAAGCAGGGGATTATATATGCGGCGGGTGCGTATACGATGTGGGGAGTCCTTCCGATTTATTGGAAATGGGTGGAGGAAGTACCGGCAGATGAAATATTAGCGCATCGTATTGTTTGGGCATTTGTTTTTATGTTGTTAGTTTTAGGAGTAACAAAGAGATTTCGTCAGTTTGGTGGGGAGTTAGTGGCCCTTTTTAAACGACCTAAATTATTAATGTCATTAACAATTGCTTCGGTACTTATTAGTGGAAACTGGTTTGTATACATATGGGCCGTAAATCATAACCATGTAATCGAAGCGAGTCTTGGGTATTATATTAATCCACTTATAAGTATTTTACTTGGTACGGTTGTTTTAAAAGAGAAGCTTAATTTTTGGCAATATGTTGCGGTTGGTTTAGCTGGATTAGGTGTTGTTATTTTAACAGTACGTTTCGGATCGATTCCATGGGTTTCTCTTTCACTTGCTTTTTCATTTGGATTATATGGCTTAACGAAAAAATTATTAAATTACGACGCAACAATCGGGCTTACGATGGAAACGATGTTAGTGACGCCATTTGCACTTATATATTTGTTTATGACAGGAGTGCATGGTTTCGGTTCGTTCGGTTCTATTTCGGCAATATCAACGTTTCTTTTAATAGGTGCGGGTATTGTTACAGCATTACCACTCTTTTATTTTGCTAAAGGAGCACAACTTATTCCGCTCTATATGATAGGATTTTTACAATACATCGCGCCGACTATTAGTTTAATTTTAGGAGTGTTCGTTTTTGGTGAACATTTCACATCTACTCATATGATCGCGTTTTTCTGTATATGGGTTGCTTTATTTGTCTTTTCGATGGCAAAAACAAAGTTTCTACTACAGAAACAACCGAAATTTATTAAAAATAAATCAGCAAAAGTATCATAA
- a CDS encoding DUF1294 domain-containing protein, which yields MKWIYFIIINVIAFSMMGLDKRKAMKKQWRTPESTLFLSAAAGGAVGAWIGMYMFRHKTHKSKFVFGIPVLVIITVGVFLYI from the coding sequence ATGAAATGGATTTATTTTATTATTATCAACGTTATAGCATTTAGTATGATGGGGCTTGATAAGCGGAAAGCAATGAAAAAGCAGTGGAGGACGCCAGAAAGTACGTTATTTTTATCAGCTGCAGCTGGAGGGGCGGTTGGAGCTTGGATTGGTATGTATATGTTTCGTCATAAGACACATAAAAGTAAATTTGTCTTCGGTATTCCAGTGCTCGTTATTATAACAGTAGGAGTGTTTTTATACATATAA
- a CDS encoding tubulin-like doman-containing protein encodes MTLQVPTILIGLGGIGSTVTHQIYEKLPEERRKKVAMHVFDTDVNTLSKFDHIRKFKTQTSSSKTPREYIAGDPTIPEWFPMDPTILDKPLTEGAGQLRVISRLALRAAMKEDKLTSFWQEIEKIFPVTSDQTEYGVRVIIVTSLAGGTGSGMFLQIALYLREMLRKKLQHHNILIRGAFLMPDVLVKTRTVSAKEFETVQANGYASLKELHAITLGSTGELSKRGGVTIELEYRPDQVDEDGRTNHTIKQHHLPYNYCFLYDYENLHGHHLHNLSDYMEQMANTIHLQLFSPMSANHFAQEDNQIQQLAESSGKGRYCGAGTAKLIYPYEHVLKYCALKWAVQGLDESWLHLDQLFQEKKQRYDQDVKRGMQREKPERGKSYLEDLEHLATRPEQAHIFYRQMFNETREGAEGGKVGVAKSKLFLEAVESYVHRTVQKDEELNRLQHECKISAAKLKIMEQMKGEVARVDHAVRLYAYAIPSRVHEHVTTLLYDMIESDRFTPSGSEGQSYQLNTWFLKKTDPVHPVASRFMLYEIRKQLVEKMNRLHENNEQKRNLIQNYDKKFNVSNIDGTVTAVRRVEIAQQQGWFGKMLYNQQRLFKKEFEDIVTQYVHKLSEYRKEMLLELVYQSLYQAVDKMIQYWERFFDNLHETRENLLFEIQKRSKEFEGKTNPTNVYVLAEEKLQEKIWQDMQQHLNLGVLPKDISAEIYMSLYGEYCRDAKAEEIQSKKVEDFYREHILSYCYDELKVRYRDKLELNIVEALRKEADFKKRDRDEYVREKIEDLFHLASPFVPKVSHHRELQYWGVHPSLKQELQEELLQEMFKEKDTVNEAFSPFEVICYRAHYGLSLQDFPKLSSGHIANGFMNDKGDYFQSYYRRVNKLNSKKSSLTPHLDKYWHLPAFMPDLNATQTKLDYDKCNRALLYAYMYRWISLVAVDGQFVYQYNGVGRSFLIQSMGKNISSESYKLHRALLHNPFIYENILSRFEEEQEKAMIQGGHLYTHPFVLGAQDIRWLRKEHVHNILDMILMYDREAKYDLTLEETSDELLRLFLDEIELYFQNYYGTGADMVAKKEKEMFMKQLWDRSYAKGYVDPNSAPYKKWQNILHVHDEEETPKTNV; translated from the coding sequence ATGACATTACAAGTTCCAACGATATTAATTGGTTTAGGTGGAATCGGTAGTACTGTGACACATCAAATATATGAAAAATTACCAGAAGAGCGCCGAAAAAAGGTAGCAATGCATGTATTTGATACAGATGTGAATACATTGAGTAAATTTGATCATATTCGTAAGTTTAAGACGCAAACGAGCTCGAGTAAAACGCCGCGAGAGTATATTGCGGGAGATCCAACGATTCCGGAGTGGTTTCCGATGGACCCGACTATACTTGATAAACCATTAACAGAAGGGGCCGGACAGTTGCGCGTCATTTCACGTTTAGCGTTACGTGCAGCGATGAAAGAAGATAAGCTGACATCGTTTTGGCAAGAAATAGAGAAGATTTTTCCGGTTACAAGTGATCAGACAGAATATGGTGTACGTGTCATTATTGTAACGTCACTAGCTGGCGGAACAGGTTCAGGGATGTTTTTACAAATCGCATTATATTTGCGTGAAATGCTTCGGAAAAAGTTGCAGCATCACAACATTTTAATTCGCGGCGCGTTTTTAATGCCAGACGTTTTAGTGAAGACGAGAACGGTTAGTGCGAAAGAGTTTGAAACAGTGCAAGCGAATGGTTATGCATCGTTAAAAGAGTTGCACGCTATTACGCTCGGCTCTACTGGTGAATTATCAAAACGAGGCGGCGTCACGATTGAATTAGAATATCGTCCTGATCAAGTGGATGAAGATGGAAGAACGAATCATACGATAAAGCAGCATCATTTACCGTACAATTATTGTTTCTTATATGATTATGAAAATTTACATGGGCACCATTTGCACAATTTATCAGATTATATGGAGCAAATGGCAAATACAATTCATTTACAGTTATTTAGTCCGATGTCTGCAAATCATTTTGCACAAGAAGATAATCAAATTCAGCAATTGGCAGAATCGAGCGGGAAAGGTAGATATTGCGGAGCAGGAACGGCAAAACTTATTTATCCGTATGAGCACGTTTTGAAATATTGTGCTTTAAAATGGGCGGTTCAAGGTTTAGATGAATCTTGGCTGCATTTAGATCAACTGTTTCAAGAAAAGAAGCAAAGATACGACCAAGATGTCAAACGTGGTATGCAGCGTGAAAAGCCAGAGCGCGGGAAAAGTTATTTAGAAGATTTAGAGCATCTTGCTACTCGTCCAGAGCAGGCCCATATTTTTTATAGACAAATGTTTAATGAAACGCGTGAAGGAGCAGAGGGCGGCAAGGTCGGTGTCGCAAAGTCTAAGTTGTTTTTAGAGGCTGTTGAAAGCTATGTACACCGTACAGTGCAAAAAGATGAGGAATTAAACCGCCTGCAGCATGAGTGCAAAATATCGGCTGCGAAACTTAAAATAATGGAACAAATGAAAGGTGAAGTAGCCAGAGTTGATCATGCGGTGCGTTTATATGCGTATGCGATTCCGAGCCGTGTACATGAACATGTAACTACCCTTTTATATGATATGATCGAATCAGATCGCTTTACACCGAGTGGCTCAGAAGGACAGTCTTATCAATTAAACACATGGTTTTTAAAGAAAACAGATCCTGTCCATCCAGTCGCATCACGTTTTATGTTGTATGAAATTCGAAAGCAGTTAGTAGAGAAGATGAATCGACTACATGAAAATAATGAACAAAAGCGTAATTTAATCCAAAACTACGATAAGAAATTTAATGTGAGTAATATTGATGGAACGGTAACGGCTGTTCGCCGTGTTGAAATTGCGCAGCAACAAGGTTGGTTCGGAAAAATGCTTTATAATCAGCAACGTTTGTTCAAAAAAGAATTTGAAGATATCGTAACGCAATATGTGCACAAATTAAGTGAGTATCGTAAAGAGATGTTGTTAGAACTCGTGTATCAATCGCTATACCAAGCAGTTGATAAAATGATTCAATATTGGGAAAGGTTTTTTGATAACTTACACGAAACACGTGAAAATTTATTGTTTGAAATTCAAAAGCGAAGCAAAGAATTTGAGGGGAAAACGAACCCGACGAATGTATATGTATTAGCTGAAGAGAAATTGCAAGAAAAGATTTGGCAAGATATGCAGCAACATTTAAATTTAGGTGTATTACCGAAAGATATATCAGCAGAAATTTATATGAGCTTGTACGGGGAATATTGTCGTGATGCGAAAGCCGAAGAAATTCAGTCGAAAAAGGTTGAAGACTTCTATCGTGAACATATATTGAGTTATTGTTATGACGAACTTAAAGTGCGCTATCGTGACAAATTAGAGCTTAATATCGTTGAGGCATTGCGAAAAGAAGCAGATTTCAAGAAGCGTGACCGTGATGAATACGTTCGTGAAAAAATTGAAGATCTCTTCCATTTAGCAAGTCCGTTCGTTCCGAAAGTTTCTCATCATAGAGAATTACAATATTGGGGCGTACATCCATCTTTAAAACAAGAATTGCAAGAAGAGTTATTGCAAGAAATGTTTAAAGAAAAAGATACGGTAAACGAGGCGTTTTCACCATTTGAAGTGATTTGTTATCGTGCTCATTACGGATTATCGCTACAAGATTTTCCTAAGCTTTCATCTGGGCATATTGCAAATGGCTTTATGAATGATAAAGGTGATTACTTCCAATCGTATTATCGCCGCGTAAACAAATTAAATAGTAAAAAATCCAGTTTGACGCCGCATTTAGATAAATATTGGCACTTGCCAGCCTTTATGCCAGACTTGAATGCAACGCAAACAAAGTTAGATTACGATAAATGCAATCGTGCTCTTCTATACGCCTATATGTACCGCTGGATTAGTTTAGTTGCTGTTGATGGACAATTCGTGTATCAATATAACGGTGTCGGCCGTAGCTTTTTAATCCAGTCGATGGGGAAAAATATTTCAAGCGAAAGTTATAAGTTGCACAGAGCGTTGCTTCATAATCCGTTCATTTATGAAAACATCTTGTCCAGGTTTGAAGAAGAACAAGAAAAAGCGATGATACAAGGTGGACATTTATATACACATCCATTTGTATTGGGTGCTCAAGATATTAGATGGCTTCGTAAAGAGCATGTCCATAATATTTTAGATATGATTTTAATGTATGACCGTGAGGCGAAATATGATCTGACGTTAGAAGAAACATCGGATGAGTTGTTAAGACTATTCCTTGATGAAATTGAGCTGTATTTTCAAAATTATTACGGAACAGGTGCAGATATGGTTGCAAAGAAAGAGAAAGAGATGTTTATGAAACAATTGTGGGATCGTTCGTATGCGAAAGGGTATGTAGATCCAAATAGCGCTCCTTATAAAAAATGGCAAAATATATTACACGTTCACGATGAAGAAGAAACGCCAAAAACGAATGTATAA
- a CDS encoding vWA domain-containing protein — protein sequence MKIRICATFMLFLFICLPFSAFAKGEEAKERVVSLVYDDSGSMRNNDRWKYANYALQSLVALLDEKDKFSYVPMSKPNDPLNISLTKDRRQTEIDGIGAWKTYLNTPFSAVETAMQSIKKEADIDGKREFWLIVLTDGAFNDLEKDKVGGKEQITQKLAQFKKEMDSKKISLHPVLITMEEDLGQQEKEQLNTFKEIWKKEMNGVVMPSSGEDGIVKSVNQVAALVANRDPFSSVESIVKTKVVGKKVEITTPFPLKRMTLVRQSSSLSNYKVMQISKPLQMQSSFSIHAPGEAKLFGNIVHVSTANQEVIKPGTYTIEVDQDIEKEGLQVLVEPALNYTVSTYDKDDKDRKNVEKMYEGVTAVIEAKPTELPIQISYFEAEVEIDGKQYPMKWDDKRHVFYYETKVGKELVRGKVHMNIKGFYRQTKEFKIDTSVKPKLTLQTVTKGYEEKVTNLENSKPFILQPQLDGKPMTEEAVKKLLKSTGVTSNQSINYEVKQHDNQIYVYPRPYYSDTFNFTDTGTVEATITINDSKLQEVKEKIVLHIENAPFFEKYALIFKFVIPITLLLLIVGIIILGWIVRPRFHRKALLYYEWDQEVAKDWLYQSEPELLKNKWWKHYFGIPFRAERKTVQSVTLIAKKGSKSIFVAKESQVVGMIIDGMFITEDEVGMEHKTLYPNELLLIDRGYGKEIYRYECE from the coding sequence ATGAAAATTCGAATTTGTGCCACGTTCATGTTGTTTCTATTTATATGTTTACCTTTTTCAGCTTTTGCAAAAGGAGAGGAGGCAAAGGAAAGGGTCGTTTCACTTGTATATGATGATTCGGGCAGCATGAGAAATAACGATCGCTGGAAGTATGCCAATTACGCTTTGCAAAGTTTAGTTGCGCTATTAGATGAGAAAGATAAATTTTCTTACGTTCCAATGAGTAAACCAAATGATCCGTTAAACATTTCGTTAACAAAGGATCGAAGGCAAACAGAAATTGATGGGATCGGCGCGTGGAAAACATATTTAAATACTCCATTTAGCGCAGTAGAAACGGCGATGCAATCTATAAAAAAGGAAGCAGATATAGATGGAAAACGTGAATTTTGGCTTATTGTATTAACTGACGGGGCATTTAATGATTTGGAGAAAGATAAGGTTGGCGGAAAAGAACAAATTACGCAGAAGCTAGCACAGTTTAAGAAAGAAATGGATTCTAAAAAGATTTCTTTACACCCAGTCTTAATCACGATGGAAGAGGATTTAGGGCAGCAAGAAAAAGAGCAGTTAAATACGTTTAAAGAGATTTGGAAAAAAGAAATGAATGGAGTTGTCATGCCGTCTAGCGGTGAGGACGGCATTGTAAAAAGTGTAAATCAAGTGGCAGCATTAGTTGCCAATCGTGATCCATTTTCCTCAGTTGAATCGATTGTAAAAACGAAAGTAGTAGGGAAAAAAGTAGAGATTACAACACCGTTCCCATTAAAGCGTATGACGCTTGTACGACAATCATCGTCTTTGTCCAATTATAAAGTTATGCAAATTTCTAAACCGTTACAAATGCAGTCTTCTTTTTCCATACATGCACCAGGAGAAGCTAAATTATTCGGAAATATAGTACATGTAAGTACAGCGAATCAGGAAGTGATTAAGCCAGGGACATATACGATAGAAGTGGATCAAGATATTGAGAAAGAAGGATTACAAGTACTTGTTGAACCAGCGCTCAATTATACTGTTTCTACGTATGACAAAGATGATAAAGATAGAAAAAATGTTGAGAAAATGTACGAAGGAGTAACGGCTGTTATTGAAGCAAAACCTACGGAGCTACCAATTCAAATTTCTTATTTTGAAGCAGAAGTAGAAATAGACGGAAAGCAGTATCCGATGAAGTGGGATGATAAAAGACATGTGTTTTATTATGAAACAAAAGTTGGCAAAGAGTTAGTACGTGGAAAAGTTCATATGAACATAAAGGGATTTTATAGGCAGACGAAAGAATTCAAAATTGATACATCCGTAAAACCGAAATTAACACTTCAAACTGTTACAAAAGGTTATGAAGAAAAGGTAACAAATTTGGAAAATAGTAAACCATTTATTTTACAGCCACAGTTAGATGGTAAACCGATGACAGAAGAGGCTGTAAAGAAACTATTAAAATCTACTGGTGTCACATCCAATCAATCAATCAACTATGAAGTAAAACAACATGATAATCAAATTTACGTTTATCCTCGACCTTATTACTCCGACACATTCAATTTTACAGATACAGGCACCGTAGAAGCTACCATCACGATTAATGATTCAAAATTACAAGAAGTAAAGGAAAAGATTGTACTTCACATAGAAAATGCGCCATTTTTTGAGAAATATGCGCTCATTTTTAAATTTGTAATTCCTATCACTTTATTACTTTTAATAGTGGGAATTATTATTTTAGGATGGATTGTTCGTCCGAGATTTCACCGAAAAGCATTATTATATTATGAATGGGATCAAGAAGTAGCGAAAGATTGGCTGTATCAATCCGAACCAGAATTACTTAAAAATAAATGGTGGAAGCACTATTTTGGCATTCCATTCCGAGCAGAAAGAAAGACGGTGCAATCTGTAACATTAATAGCGAAAAAAGGATCGAAATCTATATTTGTAGCGAAAGAGTCACAAGTAGTTGGGATGATTATTGATGGAATGTTTATAACAGAGGATGAGGTTGGAATGGAACATAAGACACTATATCCAAATGAACTTTTATTAATTGATAGAGGATATGGTAAAGAGATTTATAGGTACGAGTGTGAATAG
- a CDS encoding class I SAM-dependent methyltransferase: protein MKRNTYIDFLAYYGIGSAHPGGFTLTKQLLSQLPLRHGANVLEIGCGTGKTAAYMTKELGYKVTAVEKNEIMIQKAKDRWLFDGLNIQLIQGDVEGLPCLNDSFELVLGESILAFTNKEKVISECYRVLQKDGKLVVIEMIIESHIEKNEEEKIVQLYGMKELLTENEWVHLFKMANFKKITIAGGGTIAQTVAGHMEEPEWNVSSFIPEELYEAWVQHEQVLLMYQHILGHRIFICEK from the coding sequence ATGAAACGAAACACATACATCGATTTTCTAGCTTATTACGGAATAGGGAGTGCCCATCCTGGTGGTTTTACGTTAACAAAACAATTGCTATCTCAATTGCCACTTAGACACGGAGCAAATGTTCTTGAGATAGGTTGCGGCACGGGGAAAACAGCGGCGTATATGACAAAAGAATTGGGTTATAAAGTGACAGCGGTTGAAAAGAATGAAATTATGATTCAAAAAGCGAAAGATAGATGGTTGTTTGATGGTTTAAATATACAATTGATTCAAGGCGATGTAGAAGGATTACCGTGTTTAAATGATTCATTTGAGCTTGTACTTGGAGAATCTATACTCGCTTTTACAAATAAAGAAAAGGTTATTTCGGAATGTTATCGTGTATTACAGAAGGATGGAAAGCTTGTTGTCATTGAAATGATTATTGAAAGTCATATTGAGAAAAATGAGGAAGAAAAAATCGTACAATTATATGGCATGAAAGAATTATTAACTGAGAATGAGTGGGTTCATTTATTTAAAATGGCAAATTTCAAAAAAATCACAATTGCTGGTGGCGGAACTATTGCACAAACAGTTGCAGGACATATGGAGGAGCCAGAGTGGAATGTATCATCATTTATTCCAGAAGAGCTGTATGAGGCGTGGGTACAGCATGAACAAGTACTACTTATGTATCAACATATTTTAGGGCATCGTATTTTTATATGTGAAAAATAG